The Candidatus Acidiferrales bacterium nucleotide sequence GCCAGCTCGACCGTCTCGTCGAACTTCACGAAATGAGCCTTCTTCAGCAGCTCCGCCGCTTCGCCGAGCTTGTACGCGCGCGTTTCCACAAGTTTGCGCGCATTCTGGATTTTCTTTCCGCCGACCTTGCCCATTGCTTCTCCTAACCTTCGACTTCGATTCCCATGTTGCGCGCCGTGCCCATCACCGTGCGCACCGCCGATTCCAAGCTCATCGTATTCAGATCCACCAATTTCATCTTGGCGATTTCTTCCACCTGCTTGCGCGTAACCTTGGCGACTTTATTGCGGTTTGGCTCCGGCGAACCCTTCACAATCCCTGCCGCGCGCTTCAGAAGTTCGGAGGCCGGCGGCGTCTTGGTGATGAACGTGAAAGTCCGATCGCTGTAAATCGTAATCAGCACCGGAATGATCATCCCTTCCGGCTCTTTGTTCGTCTTGGCATTGAACTGCTTGCAGAAATCCATGATATTCACGCCCTGCGGACCGAGCGCAGTACCCACAGGCGGCGCCGGCGTAGCCTTCGCGGCCGGCAACTGCAACTTCACCATTGCTTGAACTTTCTTTGCCATCTTGACTCCCTTGCAATAACCCCGAAACCGCGCTGCTTCCGGCTACGCGACCTTCTCCACTTGCGCGAAATCCAGTTCGACCGGCGTTGAGCGTCCGAAAATCGTCACACTCACTTTCAGTGTGCTGCGGTCCGAGTTCACTTCCTCGACCACGCCCGTGAAATTCGCAAACGGCCCATCCACGATGCGCACAGACTCATTGCGGTCAAACGTGAGCTTCGGCCGCGGCTTTTCCGCCGTGGTCGTCGCGCGATTCAGAATATTCTCGACTTCTTCCTCGCTCAGCGGCGTGGGCGTCTGCCCCGATCCGACGAATCCCGTAACGCGCGGCGTCGAGCGCACGACGTGCCACGTGTAGTCATCCATATCCATCTCGACCAGCAAGTACCCCGGATAACACATTCGCGGGGAGATCACTTTCTTGCCGCCACGCACTTCGACCACGGACTCGGTGGGGATGACCATCCGCCCAATCTTGTCCTGCAGACCGAATGCCGCCACGCGCCCTTCGAGGCTTTCCTTCACCTTATTTTCAAAGCCCGAATAGGTGTGAACGATGTACCACTGCTTGGCCATGCCGCTTCCTTGCTCAGTGCTTAAAATAGTTGAGTACCACCGTTTCCAGCCGGCTGAACACGCTGTCCGTCAGCAGAAAAAACAAACCGAAAAAAGTCACTGTGACGATCACCACGCCCGTCAACGAAATCACGTCCTGCCGCGTAGGCCAGACGACCTTCGCCATTTCCGACCGCACGTCGTGATAAAACTGCTTCCAGCGGCGCGGAATCGAGGTCAATCGCCCGAAGGATGACGCAACGGCGCTCTCCCCGTTTCCCCCGTTGCCGCCGCCGTGAATGCTGTCGTCTCTCACCTTGAGTGCTTCTGCCATGGTTTCAATTCGTCCACCCCAACTTCACTTGCCGCCTGCTACTTCCCTTCGCCCGCCGCCCGCAAAATCTGGCAGGGGA carries:
- the rplK gene encoding 50S ribosomal protein L11, which translates into the protein MAKKVQAMVKLQLPAAKATPAPPVGTALGPQGVNIMDFCKQFNAKTNKEPEGMIIPVLITIYSDRTFTFITKTPPASELLKRAAGIVKGSPEPNRNKVAKVTRKQVEEIAKMKLVDLNTMSLESAVRTVMGTARNMGIEVEG
- the secE gene encoding preprotein translocase subunit SecE, with translation MAEALKVRDDSIHGGGNGGNGESAVASSFGRLTSIPRRWKQFYHDVRSEMAKVVWPTRQDVISLTGVVIVTVTFFGLFFLLTDSVFSRLETVVLNYFKH
- the nusG gene encoding transcription termination/antitermination protein NusG, whose translation is MAKQWYIVHTYSGFENKVKESLEGRVAAFGLQDKIGRMVIPTESVVEVRGGKKVISPRMCYPGYLLVEMDMDDYTWHVVRSTPRVTGFVGSGQTPTPLSEEEVENILNRATTTAEKPRPKLTFDRNESVRIVDGPFANFTGVVEEVNSDRSTLKVSVTIFGRSTPVELDFAQVEKVA